Proteins co-encoded in one Meiothermus sp. genomic window:
- a CDS encoding DNA double-strand break repair nuclease NurA yields MAWKLEAWNPDYALPERIGSDEEAGGLEDIKIHYEGDWVAHTPPKVEPQDWPIVYLVDGRQRIDAQIADARGRRALLATVIAGAVLRDGAGIRPVGDPTKRHILLHSSELEEPLPPGLRHYEPIQTEKSDPTSLRSKVIEVMRHLEASLVNRLEGGLVIVDGQIYLGAQDYKKPGRLLGYTKTQATTYLGPDQQTLLYNLQPYQRTPIFLIPGYALRRPLDVFSWYVRLPLEPNSTFYSGAALLRIETPTEEPSEAVRLADLSVSLFCTLASSPAKDPRAPQNLIPIGGLEQWLGRHLGQAEVVRRRIVQALFA; encoded by the coding sequence ATGGCCTGGAAGCTGGAAGCCTGGAACCCCGATTATGCACTGCCCGAACGGATCGGTAGCGATGAAGAGGCTGGCGGCCTCGAGGACATCAAAATCCATTATGAAGGCGACTGGGTAGCCCATACGCCCCCAAAAGTCGAACCCCAGGACTGGCCGATTGTGTACCTGGTGGATGGCCGCCAGCGCATAGACGCCCAGATCGCCGATGCCAGAGGGCGGCGGGCCTTGCTGGCAACAGTGATCGCGGGGGCTGTGTTGCGAGATGGGGCCGGCATTCGCCCGGTAGGAGACCCAACAAAGCGCCACATCCTGCTGCACAGCAGCGAGCTCGAGGAACCCCTACCCCCTGGCCTCAGGCACTACGAACCCATCCAGACCGAAAAATCCGACCCCACCAGCCTGCGCAGCAAGGTTATCGAGGTGATGCGCCACCTGGAGGCCAGTCTGGTGAACAGGCTCGAGGGCGGCCTGGTAATCGTGGATGGGCAGATATACCTCGGCGCACAAGACTACAAAAAACCTGGGCGGCTGCTGGGCTACACCAAGACCCAGGCCACAACCTACCTGGGGCCCGATCAGCAAACCTTGCTATATAACCTTCAACCCTACCAGCGCACCCCCATATTTCTGATTCCGGGCTATGCCTTGCGACGTCCGCTGGACGTGTTCTCGTGGTACGTGCGCCTGCCCCTGGAACCAAACAGCACCTTTTACAGCGGCGCGGCCCTCCTGCGCATCGAGACCCCCACCGAGGAGCCCAGCGAGGCAGTTCGACTGGCCGATCTTTCGGTCAGCCTTTTTTGTACCCTGGCCTCCTCACCGGCCAAGGATCCGCGCGCACCGCAAAACCTGATCCCCATAGGGGGCCTGGAGCAGTGGCTGGGGCGGCACCTGGGGCAGGCCGAGGTAGTTCGGCGTAGAATCGTGCAGGCGCTATTTGCTTAG
- a CDS encoding ATP-binding protein, which yields MSQVGMVLGSREAKALDFWVAVEEGQYLRLDDLVYVEFPHPDPRKGSVRYYGMVDQVIKLYEGAQFDTDVFLARRDLLPVSLSYAAHVQVTRIMPEEYLPPDPGAPVYLAQEEILGLALYYDRMQEQKLPVGLLKNGEVAYINFEFLNGFKGGHVNISGVSGVAAKTSYATFLLHGIFQSSANRQKANTKALIFNVKGEDLFYLDKDNSGLNDEAKAAYQKLGLPAQAFQSVAFLAPPRKTPGDILADVGRPDASAYYWDLVQFCREGLLPFLFTDRGAMSNLGFLIDQVTERLRRLVGDENDKQGQRGPHILVEDWSDELSTSEAHVPFDELGRQKIVTFAQLVRYIEFKLLGPESADDEEKQKGDPRWTARQARGTLEAFVRRLRAAIGNVEHLVRGDKPGKRPNPLGGQAQVSVVDIHQLSAQAQMFVVGSILREVFGRKERGDYAGRVFVVLDELNKYAPRDGESPIKDILLDIAERGRSLGVILIGAQQTASEVESRIVGNAAIRVVGRLDAAEAERPEYRYLPPSFRQRAMILPQGTMILHQPEVPVPLALTFPLPAWAMKKDEVQEDVSAEKLSRLID from the coding sequence GTGAGTCAGGTAGGCATGGTATTGGGTAGCCGCGAAGCAAAGGCCCTGGATTTCTGGGTTGCCGTCGAGGAGGGGCAGTACCTGCGCCTCGATGATCTGGTCTATGTCGAGTTTCCGCATCCCGACCCGCGTAAGGGCAGCGTGCGCTACTACGGCATGGTGGATCAGGTGATCAAGCTCTACGAAGGGGCTCAGTTCGATACCGACGTGTTCCTGGCCCGGCGCGACCTGCTGCCGGTGAGCCTCTCCTACGCCGCGCACGTGCAGGTCACCCGGATCATGCCGGAGGAATACCTACCCCCCGACCCCGGCGCGCCGGTCTATCTGGCTCAGGAAGAAATCCTGGGGCTGGCCCTGTACTACGACCGGATGCAGGAACAAAAACTCCCGGTGGGCCTTTTGAAAAACGGCGAGGTAGCTTACATCAACTTCGAATTTCTCAACGGCTTCAAGGGGGGGCACGTCAACATCTCGGGGGTCTCAGGGGTAGCGGCCAAGACCAGCTACGCCACCTTCCTGCTGCACGGCATTTTCCAGTCGTCGGCCAACCGGCAAAAAGCCAACACCAAGGCCCTCATCTTCAACGTGAAGGGGGAAGACCTCTTCTACCTCGATAAGGACAACAGCGGCCTGAACGACGAGGCTAAAGCCGCCTACCAGAAGCTGGGCCTGCCCGCTCAGGCCTTCCAGAGCGTGGCTTTTCTGGCCCCGCCCCGTAAAACCCCTGGCGATATTCTGGCCGATGTCGGGCGCCCCGACGCCAGCGCTTACTACTGGGACTTGGTGCAGTTTTGCCGCGAGGGGCTGCTCCCGTTTTTGTTCACCGACCGTGGGGCCATGAGCAACCTGGGCTTTCTGATTGACCAGGTGACCGAGCGCCTGCGCCGCCTGGTGGGCGATGAGAACGATAAGCAAGGGCAGCGGGGCCCCCATATTTTAGTGGAGGACTGGTCGGATGAGCTTTCGACCAGCGAAGCCCATGTGCCATTTGACGAGCTGGGCCGGCAAAAGATTGTCACCTTTGCCCAGTTGGTGCGCTACATCGAGTTCAAGCTGTTGGGGCCGGAGTCTGCCGACGACGAAGAGAAGCAGAAGGGCGACCCACGCTGGACAGCCCGGCAGGCTCGAGGCACGCTCGAGGCCTTCGTGCGGCGTCTGCGCGCAGCCATTGGCAACGTCGAGCACCTCGTCCGAGGAGATAAACCCGGCAAAAGGCCCAACCCCCTGGGCGGCCAGGCCCAGGTAAGCGTGGTGGACATTCACCAGCTCTCGGCGCAGGCACAGATGTTTGTGGTGGGCTCCATATTGCGCGAGGTGTTTGGCCGCAAGGAGCGGGGCGATTATGCAGGCCGGGTGTTTGTGGTGCTGGACGAGCTCAACAAGTACGCCCCCCGCGACGGCGAAAGCCCCATCAAAGACATTCTGCTGGACATTGCCGAGCGCGGGCGCAGCCTGGGTGTAATTCTGATTGGTGCACAGCAAACCGCTTCCGAGGTGGAGAGCCGGATTGTCGGCAACGCCGCCATCCGGGTGGTGGGCCGGCTCGATGCCGCCGAGGCCGAGCGGCCTGAGTACCGCTACCTGCCCCCATCCTTCCGCCAGCGGGCCATGATTTTGCCGCAGGGAACCATGATTCTGCACCAACCCGAGGTGCCGGTGCCACTGGCCCTCACCTTTCCGCTGCCGGCCTGGGCCATGAAAAAAGACGAGGTGCAGGAGGATGTATCGGCAGAAAAGTTATCCAGGCTGATAGATTAG
- the aat gene encoding leucyl/phenylalanyl-tRNA--protein transferase, protein MDRINLQAVLNMYAQGYFPLGIEQGIGWFDQRAYGTPYRALIPLDERFHIPKSLRRALNSGRFEARINADFAGVLEGCATRGWTFKSETWITPEVAQLYLSLHRYGFAHSFETWYEGRLAGGILGVALGAAFIGDSMFYSVPNASKVAMVRLVEHLRQRGFEIFDVQVQNPHLARFGAIEVDPIEFRQRLFQAIQKPARFVG, encoded by the coding sequence GTGGACAGGATCAACCTACAAGCTGTACTGAACATGTATGCCCAGGGATATTTTCCCCTTGGGATCGAGCAGGGGATTGGCTGGTTCGACCAGCGGGCCTACGGCACACCCTACCGGGCCTTGATACCGCTGGATGAGCGCTTCCACATTCCCAAAAGCCTGCGGCGGGCGCTCAACTCCGGGCGATTCGAGGCCCGGATCAACGCCGATTTTGCGGGGGTGCTCGAGGGTTGCGCAACCAGGGGTTGGACCTTCAAAAGCGAGACCTGGATTACCCCCGAAGTGGCCCAGCTTTACCTGAGCCTACACCGCTACGGCTTTGCTCATAGCTTTGAAACCTGGTACGAGGGCAGGTTGGCCGGCGGTATTCTGGGTGTTGCATTGGGGGCTGCTTTTATTGGCGACAGTATGTTTTACAGTGTTCCCAACGCCTCCAAGGTGGCCATGGTGCGGTTGGTGGAGCATCTGCGCCAGAGGGGCTTCGAGATTTTTGACGTACAGGTGCAAAACCCGCACCTAGCCCGGTTTGGTGCTATAGAGGTAGACCCGATTGAGTTTCGCCAGCGATTATTCCAGGCCATCCAGAAACCCGCCCGATTTGTAGGCTAG
- a CDS encoding citrate synthase/methylcitrate synthase — MSATVAIARGLEDVIFTESSLCFIDGDQGRLYYAGYKIQDLAEYSTFEEVTYLLLHGHLPNKAELKAFSARLSSLRALPPSIIKQIKQFPRDAHPMSMLRTAVSELGMVDPTESDVSPEALYEKSLSLIAKFATIVAATKRHREGQKILAPRKGLSHAANFLYMSTGKVPSKEETKLMDVALILQAEHGFNASTFTAIATYSTQADIYSSIVAAVGALKGPRHGGANEAVMKMIAEIGAPENVSAWLADLQAKKGRVMGMGHRVYKSYDPRAGVLDKYAGEVAAKHGHSKEYAILKELERQAGAIYNPKGIYPNVDFYSGVVYSDLGYPLEFFTPIFAVARISGWCAHILEYTKVDNRLLRPDSHYTGKLDLPYKPLSKR; from the coding sequence ATGAGTGCAACTGTTGCGATTGCTCGAGGTCTGGAAGATGTTATTTTCACCGAAAGTAGCCTGTGTTTCATCGATGGCGACCAGGGCCGCCTGTACTACGCCGGTTACAAAATCCAAGACCTCGCCGAGTACTCCACATTCGAAGAAGTGACCTACCTACTTCTGCACGGTCACTTACCGAATAAGGCCGAGCTAAAGGCTTTCAGCGCCAGGCTGTCCTCGCTGCGGGCTTTGCCACCTTCCATCATCAAGCAAATCAAGCAATTCCCCCGCGATGCCCACCCCATGTCCATGCTGCGCACCGCGGTGAGTGAGCTAGGCATGGTAGACCCCACCGAAAGCGATGTCTCACCCGAGGCGCTGTACGAGAAATCGCTTTCGCTCATCGCCAAGTTTGCCACCATCGTGGCTGCCACCAAGCGCCACCGCGAAGGGCAAAAAATTCTTGCCCCCCGCAAAGGCCTGTCCCACGCGGCCAACTTCCTCTACATGTCCACTGGCAAAGTGCCCAGCAAGGAAGAAACCAAGCTGATGGACGTGGCCCTGATTTTGCAGGCCGAGCACGGCTTCAATGCTTCCACCTTTACCGCCATTGCCACCTACTCCACCCAGGCCGACATCTACAGCTCCATCGTTGCCGCGGTAGGGGCGCTCAAGGGCCCCCGGCACGGCGGCGCCAACGAAGCGGTGATGAAGATGATTGCCGAGATCGGCGCCCCCGAGAACGTCTCGGCCTGGCTGGCCGACCTGCAGGCCAAGAAGGGCCGTGTGATGGGCATGGGCCACCGGGTCTACAAGTCCTACGACCCCAGGGCCGGGGTGCTCGATAAATACGCGGGAGAGGTGGCGGCCAAACACGGGCACAGCAAGGAGTATGCCATCTTGAAGGAGCTCGAGCGCCAGGCAGGGGCCATCTACAACCCCAAGGGCATCTACCCCAACGTGGACTTCTACTCGGGGGTGGTGTACTCCGATTTGGGCTACCCCCTCGAGTTCTTCACGCCCATCTTCGCGGTGGCCCGTATCTCGGGCTGGTGTGCGCACATCCTCGAGTACACCAAGGTAGATAACCGCTTGTTGCGCCCTGATTCCCATTACACCGGGAAGCTGGATCTTCCCTACAAGCCTTTGTCCAAACGCTAA
- a CDS encoding molybdopterin-synthase adenylyltransferase MoeB: MWSKEELDRYARHIVLPGVGGAGQARLKQSAVLVVGAGGLGSPVLMYLAAAGVGRLGLVEMDRVDVSNLQRQVLFDTPSLGQPKAEVAKSRLENLNPHIQIEAHAERITSENALRLLQPYDLVIDCTDNFPTRYLVNDACVLLDKPLVYGAIHQFEGQLSVFHHQGGPCYRCLFPQPPRPGTVPNCAEAGVFGVLPGVIGSLMAAEAIKVLLGLGEVLSGKLLLYDGLQAQFRRLSFPRRPDCPVCGAQPSVSTLQDYELWCGNSV; the protein is encoded by the coding sequence ATGTGGAGCAAAGAGGAGCTGGATCGCTACGCCCGCCACATCGTGCTGCCGGGGGTGGGGGGGGCCGGCCAGGCCCGGCTCAAGCAGAGTGCGGTGCTGGTGGTGGGGGCCGGCGGGCTGGGTTCACCGGTCTTGATGTACCTGGCCGCGGCGGGGGTGGGCCGGCTGGGCCTGGTCGAGATGGATCGGGTGGACGTTTCCAACCTCCAGCGGCAGGTGCTGTTCGACACCCCATCGCTGGGGCAACCCAAGGCCGAGGTAGCCAAAAGCCGCCTGGAAAACCTCAACCCCCATATCCAGATCGAAGCCCATGCCGAGCGGATTACCTCCGAAAACGCCCTTAGGCTGCTGCAACCCTACGATCTGGTAATTGACTGCACCGATAATTTCCCTACCCGCTACCTGGTCAACGACGCCTGTGTGTTACTGGACAAACCGCTGGTATATGGGGCCATCCACCAGTTCGAGGGCCAGCTCTCGGTATTTCACCATCAGGGCGGGCCCTGTTACCGCTGCCTGTTCCCCCAGCCACCCCGGCCTGGCACCGTCCCCAACTGCGCAGAGGCCGGGGTGTTTGGCGTTCTTCCGGGGGTGATTGGGAGTCTGATGGCGGCCGAGGCCATCAAGGTGTTGCTGGGGCTGGGTGAGGTGCTGTCGGGCAAGCTGTTGCTCTACGACGGCTTACAGGCCCAGTTCCGCCGCCTGAGCTTCCCGCGCCGCCCGGACTGCCCGGTGTGTGGGGCACAGCCTAGTGTATCTACACTGCAAGATTATGAGCTTTGGTGCGGTAATTCGGTGTAG
- a CDS encoding M67 family metallopeptidase, which yields MMLRLPKACLKQTLAHLRAALPHEGLGLWVGRAGRVVEFWPLQNIHPRPRERYEADPQSLVEAVRRIEQMGLELVAIVHAHPNGPAAPSETDRSQAFWRVPYVIFDMKTEQFRAFWLPQGEEVPVGLEAL from the coding sequence ATGATGCTGCGGCTGCCCAAGGCCTGCCTCAAGCAAACCCTTGCCCATCTGCGGGCCGCCCTGCCCCACGAAGGCCTGGGCCTCTGGGTAGGCCGGGCCGGGCGGGTGGTGGAGTTCTGGCCCCTGCAAAACATTCACCCACGACCCCGCGAACGCTACGAGGCCGATCCGCAGTCCCTGGTTGAGGCCGTTCGCCGCATCGAGCAAATGGGCCTCGAGCTGGTCGCTATTGTGCACGCGCATCCCAACGGGCCGGCTGCGCCCAGCGAAACCGACCGCTCCCAGGCCTTCTGGCGGGTTCCATATGTAATTTTCGATATGAAAACCGAGCAGTTTCGGGCCTTCTGGCTACCTCAAGGGGAGGAGGTGCCGGTTGGGCTCGAGGCGCTCTAA
- a CDS encoding DUF2461 domain-containing protein, with amino-acid sequence MAAVLTRKQAYFSPELFHFLIELRFNNRRDWFQANKPRYEALVRQPFLRFIADFAPRLEKISPDYVAGPRSLFRIQRDTRFSANKTPYKTHAAAQFRHQRGRDVHMPGFYIHLEPDNCFIGAGIWMPEPENLRRIRAAIARQDSRWLRLRRQHELDGEGKLTRPPRGYSADHPLIEDLKQRSFTVSYGIAEELVTSGELLPIVEKVFRELLPLNQFLSEVLLLPSEP; translated from the coding sequence ATGGCGGCTGTGCTTACCAGAAAGCAAGCGTATTTTTCCCCCGAGCTTTTCCATTTTCTGATTGAGCTGCGTTTCAACAACCGGCGCGACTGGTTTCAGGCCAACAAACCCCGCTACGAGGCCTTGGTGCGGCAGCCGTTTTTGCGCTTTATTGCCGATTTCGCTCCGCGCCTTGAGAAAATTAGCCCCGATTATGTAGCAGGCCCCCGGAGCCTCTTTCGCATCCAGCGCGATACCCGCTTCAGCGCCAACAAAACCCCCTACAAGACCCACGCCGCAGCCCAGTTTCGCCACCAACGGGGGCGGGACGTGCATATGCCGGGCTTTTACATCCACCTCGAGCCCGACAACTGCTTCATAGGCGCTGGTATCTGGATGCCCGAGCCGGAGAACCTGCGGCGCATTCGGGCCGCCATTGCCCGCCAGGATTCCCGTTGGCTGCGGCTGCGCAGGCAGCACGAGCTCGACGGGGAAGGCAAGCTCACCCGCCCGCCCAGGGGCTACAGCGCCGATCATCCCCTCATCGAAGACCTCAAGCAGCGGAGCTTTACGGTGTCGTACGGTATTGCCGAAGAGTTGGTCACCTCGGGCGAACTGCTCCCAATCGTAGAAAAAGTGTTTCGTGAACTGCTGCCGCTCAATCAGTTTTTGAGCGAGGTGTTGCTGCTTCCTTCCGAGCCATGA
- a CDS encoding TlpA disulfide reductase family protein, whose amino-acid sequence MEAAPKKLSPALQLGIVGLIAVGLVALALFSAPPQRAGDLPQAQLVRLDGSSAVLRSGKPTVLTVWATWCTYCQRQLPEFEEMARQRPDVQFAFVNDGEPAQLVRQFHDMRGFSSAVIYQDALRTVSRSLRVNGYPSNFFYDSRGRLVGEVRGYMSPEQLQAALAQLN is encoded by the coding sequence ATGGAAGCAGCCCCCAAAAAACTTTCCCCGGCTCTGCAACTGGGCATCGTCGGTCTGATCGCCGTTGGATTGGTGGCCCTGGCGCTATTTTCCGCTCCGCCGCAGCGGGCGGGCGATCTGCCCCAGGCCCAGTTGGTTCGCCTGGACGGTAGCAGCGCGGTCTTGCGCAGTGGCAAACCTACCGTGCTCACGGTCTGGGCGACCTGGTGTACCTATTGCCAGCGGCAGCTCCCCGAGTTCGAAGAGATGGCCCGCCAGCGGCCCGATGTGCAATTCGCCTTTGTCAACGACGGCGAGCCGGCCCAGCTGGTGCGCCAGTTCCACGATATGCGGGGCTTTTCCAGCGCGGTGATCTATCAGGATGCGCTACGTACCGTTTCCAGGTCGCTCAGAGTGAACGGCTATCCCTCCAACTTTTTCTACGACTCCAGAGGCAGGCTGGTAGGGGAGGTGCGGGGCTATATGAGCCCGGAGCAGCTCCAGGCCGCGCTGGCCCAGCTAAACTAA
- a CDS encoding MFS transporter yields MSAHSSAPSSDGLAPIPAQVRKNTWLLAITQAINGAGMQLVPTFGAIQVVMLLGNAAFAGLATSLLSLARVMTAFYVGRMTDRRGRKAGLYLGLWLAMVGALLIGTATLLGSFALFCAGALVFGSGVGAVQQMRVAAADMYPPSRRAEGLSLVAMGSLFGAGLSPLLVWVAEHLGLALGINEIALAWLLVPMLILPSFLLVRSIQPDPKQMALELARYYPAWALQGTASASEHLEQKDLARVRMAAILTAVTVQGQMVMMMSMTALALKALDCSLSQISFSVALHVMGMFAFSWPIGRLADRLGRKPVIMAGLAVAGLGALLVGLGEGYWVITAGTFLVGLGWSGAFLSANTMLTDVTPPTRRGQAIGVLDLWSNVAGMSLPILGGLIVEGFDLHMLGFFGALLVLFPLYNLLQVREQQPGDYRP; encoded by the coding sequence GTGTCCGCTCATTCCTCCGCACCATCCAGTGACGGCTTAGCCCCCATTCCCGCACAGGTACGCAAGAACACCTGGTTGCTCGCCATCACCCAGGCCATTAACGGCGCGGGTATGCAGTTGGTACCCACCTTTGGGGCCATCCAGGTGGTGATGCTGCTGGGCAATGCCGCATTTGCAGGCTTAGCCACCAGTCTTTTATCACTGGCTAGGGTCATGACGGCCTTTTACGTTGGGCGCATGACCGACCGGCGTGGGAGAAAAGCGGGGCTGTATCTGGGTTTGTGGCTGGCTATGGTGGGGGCCTTGCTGATCGGTACCGCCACCCTGCTGGGGTCGTTTGCCTTGTTCTGCGCAGGTGCTCTGGTTTTTGGCAGCGGGGTGGGGGCGGTGCAGCAGATGCGGGTGGCGGCAGCCGACATGTACCCCCCCAGCCGCCGGGCCGAGGGGCTGAGCCTGGTGGCCATGGGTTCTTTGTTTGGGGCGGGCCTCTCGCCCCTATTGGTCTGGGTGGCCGAGCACCTGGGCCTGGCCCTGGGCATCAACGAGATCGCCCTGGCCTGGCTGCTGGTGCCCATGCTGATTCTGCCGAGCTTTTTGCTGGTGCGAAGCATCCAGCCCGACCCCAAGCAGATGGCCCTCGAGCTCGCCCGGTATTACCCGGCCTGGGCCTTGCAGGGTACAGCCTCGGCTTCGGAGCACCTCGAGCAAAAAGACCTGGCCCGCGTCCGGATGGCGGCCATTCTCACGGCGGTCACGGTGCAGGGGCAGATGGTCATGATGATGTCCATGACCGCGCTGGCCCTCAAGGCCCTGGATTGTAGCCTTTCGCAAATCTCTTTCTCAGTAGCCCTGCACGTAATGGGGATGTTCGCCTTTTCCTGGCCTATAGGCCGCCTGGCCGACCGGCTGGGCCGCAAGCCGGTGATTATGGCGGGGCTGGCGGTGGCGGGGCTGGGGGCCCTATTGGTGGGGCTGGGTGAGGGCTACTGGGTGATCACCGCCGGCACTTTTCTAGTGGGGCTGGGCTGGTCGGGGGCTTTTCTGAGCGCCAATACCATGCTCACCGACGTGACACCCCCCACCCGGCGCGGCCAGGCCATTGGGGTGCTCGACCTCTGGTCCAACGTCGCCGGCATGAGCCTGCCCATCCTGGGCGGGCTGATTGTGGAGGGGTTTGATCTTCACATGCTGGGCTTTTTTGGCGCGCTCTTGGTACTGTTTCCGCTTTACAATTTGCTTCAGGTGCGGGAGCAACAGCCCGGCGACTACCGCCCCTAA
- a CDS encoding DEAD/DEAH box helicase, with amino-acid sequence MSLPKALLPYTTYAEWLRDLEGYAGQLAFVRLLPAAPPQKVPYNGVFSGVLAALELQPFSFQAEAFATIEQGRHLVMATSTASGKSLVFQAPVLKAVLEGQTALLLYPTKALAHDQLGRLRRMGQVLEVADRIYAYDGDTPDSQRKKAREQGRALLTNPDMLHFGLLPRHGEWAEFLARLRYIVLDELHAYRGVFGTHTALILQRLLRLAWHYGARPQVIAASATIANPAEHAQSLTGLEFVQITASPRGAEREFGVWVPKALDREGKNRRSPNLEAALLARHAAEQGLRTLIFTNARRTAELVARYAADDRVRPYRAGYTAAERRKLEQALQEGTVRVLVSTSALELGVDIGGLDVVVLLGYPGSVSSFWQRAGRAGRGRQRSLVLWIPREDPMDAYFEQHPELLLTSAPESAIADPDNPTLFPLHAHCAARELPIALPAETRNQPLDPFYKPWHNIQPPLIEKHRRLFSIVRNPHQALILRGFGKTFSLRDNTGKLLGTLDERQAYWETHPGAVYLHQGESYLVRNLDPERREIVLLPGLEDYYTQPRAETEIEVLQGEEVLEGVWVGSVLLRERVIGYVKKRFVSEVVLEEVPLLMPELTFQTEAVWFHPCLGLAVLPTAETGNPVEPRWPDQTPLTEALVPSAIHALEHTLIGLLPLFVLAERQDIGGVSYPFYPRPLPSGSGPTIFIYDGYPGGVGYVRAAARQFPRWIRAARDLLQHCPCEEGCPRCILSPKCGNGNQFLHKQSALWLAEALSTRYHIGEPN; translated from the coding sequence ATGTCGTTGCCCAAGGCACTACTTCCCTACACAACCTACGCTGAATGGCTGCGCGACCTCGAGGGCTATGCGGGGCAGCTTGCCTTTGTGCGGCTGCTACCTGCCGCACCGCCGCAAAAAGTGCCCTACAACGGGGTTTTCTCGGGGGTACTGGCCGCGCTCGAGCTGCAACCCTTTAGCTTTCAGGCCGAGGCTTTTGCCACCATTGAGCAGGGCCGGCACCTGGTCATGGCCACCTCCACCGCCTCGGGGAAGAGCCTGGTTTTTCAGGCCCCGGTGCTCAAAGCGGTGCTCGAGGGCCAGACCGCGCTGCTGCTCTACCCCACCAAGGCCCTGGCCCACGACCAGTTGGGGCGGTTGCGCCGGATGGGCCAGGTGCTCGAGGTCGCCGACCGAATCTATGCCTACGACGGTGATACCCCCGACTCCCAGCGCAAAAAAGCCCGGGAGCAGGGGCGCGCCCTCCTCACCAACCCCGATATGCTGCACTTTGGCCTGCTGCCCCGTCACGGCGAGTGGGCGGAGTTTCTGGCCAGGCTGCGCTACATTGTGCTGGACGAGCTTCACGCCTACCGGGGGGTGTTTGGCACCCACACCGCCCTGATTCTGCAACGGCTTTTGCGGCTGGCCTGGCACTACGGGGCCAGGCCGCAGGTCATCGCGGCCAGCGCCACCATTGCCAACCCCGCCGAACACGCCCAGAGCCTGACTGGCCTCGAGTTCGTGCAAATCACCGCCAGCCCCCGGGGGGCCGAGCGCGAGTTTGGGGTCTGGGTGCCCAAGGCCCTGGACAGGGAAGGCAAAAACCGCCGCAGCCCCAACCTCGAGGCCGCCCTGCTGGCCCGCCACGCCGCCGAGCAGGGGCTGCGCACCCTGATCTTCACCAACGCCCGCCGCACCGCCGAGCTGGTCGCCCGCTACGCCGCCGACGATCGGGTGCGCCCCTACCGGGCCGGCTACACCGCAGCCGAGCGCAGAAAGCTGGAACAGGCCCTGCAGGAAGGCACGGTTCGGGTTTTGGTGAGCACCAGCGCGCTCGAGCTGGGGGTGGATATCGGGGGGCTGGATGTGGTGGTGCTGCTGGGCTATCCGGGCTCGGTGAGTTCGTTCTGGCAGCGGGCCGGTCGGGCCGGGCGCGGACGACAGCGTTCGCTGGTGCTCTGGATACCCCGCGAAGACCCCATGGACGCCTACTTCGAGCAGCACCCCGAGCTGCTCCTGACCAGCGCCCCGGAGTCGGCCATCGCCGACCCCGATAACCCCACACTCTTCCCGCTGCACGCCCACTGCGCCGCGCGGGAGCTGCCCATCGCCTTACCTGCGGAAACCAGGAACCAGCCCCTCGACCCCTTTTACAAGCCCTGGCACAACATCCAACCCCCCCTCATCGAAAAGCACCGGCGGCTTTTCTCCATCGTGCGCAACCCCCACCAGGCCCTGATCCTGCGCGGCTTTGGCAAAACCTTTAGCCTGCGCGACAACACCGGGAAACTGCTGGGCACCCTGGACGAACGCCAGGCCTACTGGGAGACCCATCCGGGCGCGGTCTATCTGCACCAGGGCGAGAGTTATCTGGTGCGCAACCTCGACCCCGAGCGGCGGGAAATTGTGCTGTTGCCGGGCCTCGAGGACTACTACACCCAGCCCCGGGCCGAGACCGAGATCGAGGTGTTGCAAGGTGAGGAAGTGCTTGAAGGGGTCTGGGTGGGGTCGGTGCTGCTGCGCGAGCGGGTGATTGGGTACGTCAAAAAGCGCTTCGTGAGTGAGGTGGTGCTGGAGGAAGTCCCGCTCCTGATGCCGGAGCTCACCTTCCAGACCGAGGCCGTCTGGTTCCACCCCTGCCTGGGCCTGGCGGTATTGCCAACAGCGGAGACCGGCAACCCGGTGGAGCCACGCTGGCCCGACCAGACCCCCCTCACCGAGGCCCTGGTGCCCTCGGCCATCCACGCCCTCGAGCACACCCTGATTGGCCTACTGCCCCTCTTCGTGCTGGCCGAACGGCAGGACATTGGAGGGGTCTCGTACCCCTTTTACCCCCGGCCCCTGCCCTCGGGCAGCGGCCCCACCATCTTCATCTACGACGGCTATCCGGGGGGGGTGGGGTATGTTCGCGCGGCGGCGCGGCAGTTTCCCCGCTGGATACGGGCCGCCCGCGACCTGCTACAGCACTGCCCATGCGAGGAGGGCTGTCCGCGTTGCATCCTCTCGCCCAAGTGCGGCAACGGCAACCAGTTTTTGCACAAACAAAGCGCGCTGTGGCTGGCGGAGGCCCTCAGCACGCGCTACCATATCGGGGAACCCAACTGA